TACCAATTGAATCAATTTCATCAATGAAGATTATACAAGGAGATTTTTCTTTTGCCTTAGCGAAAAGATCTCGTACACGACTTGCACCAACACCAACAAAAAGTTCTACAAACTCTGATGCTGCTATTGAGAGAAAAGGCACTCCCGATTCACCAGCAATAGCTTTAGCCAATAATGTTTTACCAGTTCCAGGTGGGCCAATTAAAAGAACTCCTTTAGGAACTTTTGCTCCAAGATTTTCAAACCTTTTTGGTTCCTTCAAGAAGGTTATTACCTCTTTTAATTCTTCAGCGGCTTCAGGAACACCAGCTACATCATCAAATCTCGTATCAACATCATCAATAGTTATAAATTTAGCTTGATTTTTGCTAAAACCAAAAGCTCTAGAAGCTAATTTTGATGTACTCCTGAAAATTAAAACTATTGATAATATAAAAATAAGGAAAAGACTAATTGAGGCAAATGAATTAGCTGCAACAGATTCTTTTTTACTATTGTTAATGGTAAGTTCTACTTTATTTTCAGTAGCCTTTTCAAGGATTAATTGATCATTATAAAGTATAGGGATTTTGAATTTATCACCATTTTTATACAAAACATCTATTTCTCTCTGTCTAGGGTAGAAAAATATAGATTCTATATTTCCCGTTTCTATATCTTCTAGAAGATCTGAATAACTTGATTTAGATTTTGAATATGAGAATTTTGGTCTAAACACTAATCTTTATAAGTGATTTATAAAGCATATAAGCTTATTTAAAAAATTGAGGTATATACAAAATATACTCAAATATTTTGGAGATAACCACTTAAAGGTTATATTATTATATGTAGATATAGAAGATGAATGGCTGTACCAAAGAAGAAAAAATCAAAGAGCAAAAGAAATCAGAGACATGCTGTCTGGAAGGGGAAAGCAGCATTAGCGGCTCAAAAGGCTATTTCTTTAGGCAAATCAGTCTTAACTGGGAAAGCTCAAGGTTTTGTTTACCCTATTGAAGAAGAGGAAGAAGAATAATTATTATGATCCTAATTTAAATGCCTCAAGGATAACAGCATAGACTGCACCGATTCGTAATTTGTCAACTACGGACCAAAGATTATAAAATTTTGAACTTGAGGAAGGCTTAATTCTTATAATAATTTCAATAATCAGAATAATTATTGGTACCATAATTAACTCATTTTTACCTTCAGATATAAATTTTGTAAGAAAATTTGCAAACAAAAAATAACCTGTTAAAACAGAAATTAAACCAATAGATTTTGACCTCCAAGTATCACTTAGAAAACCAAATAATAAATTATTTAATTGATAAGTAATT
This window of the Prochlorococcus sp. MIT 1314 genome carries:
- the rpmF gene encoding 50S ribosomal protein L32; amino-acid sequence: MAVPKKKKSKSKRNQRHAVWKGKAALAAQKAISLGKSVLTGKAQGFVYPIEEEEEE
- a CDS encoding DUF565 domain-containing protein; this translates as MQKTNFSRITYQLNNLLFGFLSDTWRSKSIGLISVLTGYFLFANFLTKFISEGKNELIMVPIIILIIEIIIRIKPSSSSKFYNLWSVVDKLRIGAVYAVILEAFKLGS